One segment of uncultured Tolumonas sp. DNA contains the following:
- the btsR gene encoding two-component system response regulator BtsR: MLRVIIVDDELPAREELRSILESYTRKNEAELEIVGECSNALEAIPAIHKLRPDVVFLDIQMPRISGLEMVSMLDPEHLPAIVFITAYDEFALKAFEENAFDYLLKPIEPARLEKTLGRLRKELAPPSYQPLVELAPLRSIPCCGHNRIFLVPLTEVEYIHSDLAGVHVFSAKQAGVTQLTMRTLEEKTPFLRCHRQYMINPDQVAEIQLLENGSAEVVTRAQQHIPVSRRYLKPLKQSLNIP, translated from the coding sequence ATGTTGCGAGTGATCATTGTCGATGATGAATTACCGGCCAGAGAAGAGCTGCGCAGTATTCTGGAAAGTTATACGCGGAAAAATGAGGCTGAACTGGAGATCGTCGGTGAATGTAGCAATGCACTGGAAGCAATTCCGGCCATTCATAAACTCCGTCCTGATGTGGTGTTTTTAGATATTCAGATGCCCCGCATCAGTGGACTGGAAATGGTCAGTATGCTTGACCCGGAACATTTACCTGCCATTGTCTTTATTACCGCTTACGATGAATTTGCACTGAAAGCATTCGAAGAAAATGCGTTTGATTATTTGCTCAAACCCATCGAACCCGCTCGTTTGGAAAAAACATTAGGTCGTTTACGCAAAGAGTTAGCACCACCGTCATACCAACCCTTAGTTGAGTTGGCGCCGCTGCGCTCTATCCCCTGTTGCGGCCATAACCGTATTTTTTTAGTGCCGTTGACCGAGGTGGAATACATCCACAGTGATTTGGCTGGTGTGCATGTGTTTAGTGCCAAACAAGCCGGTGTTACACAACTGACCATGCGCACACTGGAAGAAAAAACACCATTCCTACGTTGCCACCGACAATACATGATCAATCCCGACCAAGTGGCTGAAATTCAATTGTTGGAAAATGGCAGTGCGGAAGTGGTCACTAGAGCACAGCAACATATTCCAGTCAGCCGCCGATATTTGAAACCACTCAAGCAGAGTCTGAATATCCCCTAA
- a CDS encoding sensor histidine kinase, producing MSLQQITLIVSLLQQMCVYVVIVYLLSKTPLFQPLTQVTISLPNKILCYLTFSAFCIMGTYFGLKIDNSIANTRATGAVLGGIVGGPVVGFLVGLTGGVHRYSLGGFTSFACMISTIAEGLLGGLVHRYFLQRRRPDQLFNPWVVFSVAVVAECMQMGIILLLARPFDQAWHLVQNIALPMMLANSFGAAILMRMLLDRRAMYEKYSVAFSARALKIAERSMGILNKGFNQENCAQLARILLEETNVGAVALTDREKLLAFIGIGEDHHLPGTAITSSHTLRAIANNEVVYADGNLIRYHCTLDPHCKLGSTLVIPLRGEDNRVIGTIKLYEPKRKLFSSLNRTLGEGMARLLSTQILAGKYSAQSELLAQSEIKLLHAQVNPHFLFNALNTLGSVIRRDPEHARQLVQHLSLFFRKNLRRGTEEVTLKEELEHVNSYLQIELARFPDRLKVLFQVDDSLLNQKLPAFSLQPIVENAIKHGISQTINGGTVTISGQRNNASWQLVVADDAGLFDAPAAPDKNEHSNGLGMDLVDRRIKAHYGDQFGVQVQCQPDIVTQVIINLPFSEVEPCCE from the coding sequence ATGAGCCTTCAACAAATCACACTTATCGTTTCGTTATTGCAGCAGATGTGTGTCTATGTGGTTATCGTCTATCTGTTGAGTAAAACGCCACTTTTTCAGCCACTCACTCAAGTTACCATTAGTCTGCCAAATAAAATTCTCTGCTACTTAACCTTTTCCGCTTTTTGCATTATGGGCACCTATTTTGGCCTGAAAATCGATAACTCAATCGCCAATACCCGCGCTACCGGTGCAGTATTAGGGGGAATTGTCGGTGGGCCTGTGGTCGGTTTTCTAGTCGGCTTAACCGGCGGTGTTCATCGTTACAGCCTTGGTGGTTTTACCTCTTTTGCCTGTATGATTTCGACCATCGCTGAAGGTTTATTAGGCGGTTTAGTGCATCGCTATTTCCTGCAACGTCGGCGACCCGATCAACTGTTTAACCCTTGGGTCGTTTTCTCAGTGGCGGTAGTCGCCGAATGTATGCAAATGGGAATTATCTTATTACTTGCTCGCCCATTTGATCAGGCTTGGCATCTGGTGCAAAACATTGCTTTACCGATGATGCTGGCAAACAGCTTCGGGGCCGCCATTTTGATGCGGATGCTGCTCGACCGCCGTGCGATGTATGAAAAATATTCGGTCGCTTTCTCTGCCCGCGCCTTAAAAATAGCAGAGCGTTCCATGGGAATATTAAATAAAGGTTTTAATCAGGAAAATTGCGCGCAACTTGCACGGATCTTGTTGGAAGAAACCAATGTCGGCGCCGTAGCCCTCACCGATCGGGAAAAATTACTCGCCTTTATTGGCATTGGTGAAGACCACCATCTTCCCGGCACTGCTATTACCTCGTCTCACACCTTACGCGCTATCGCCAATAATGAAGTGGTGTATGCCGATGGTAACCTGATCCGCTATCACTGCACGTTAGATCCGCACTGCAAACTGGGTTCTACACTCGTCATACCACTACGTGGTGAAGACAATCGGGTGATCGGCACCATAAAACTTTATGAACCGAAAAGAAAACTTTTCTCTTCTCTCAACCGCACGTTGGGTGAAGGCATGGCAAGATTGCTTTCCACACAAATTCTGGCAGGAAAATACTCCGCCCAAAGCGAGCTGTTGGCACAATCGGAAATCAAATTGCTCCATGCACAAGTGAATCCGCATTTTCTGTTTAACGCCTTAAATACGCTGGGTTCAGTGATACGTCGCGATCCGGAGCATGCGCGGCAGCTAGTCCAACATTTGTCGTTATTCTTTCGGAAAAATCTACGACGAGGTACCGAGGAAGTAACACTGAAAGAAGAATTAGAACACGTAAACAGTTATTTACAGATTGAATTAGCCCGTTTCCCTGATCGACTGAAAGTCTTATTTCAGGTTGATGATTCGCTGCTAAATCAGAAATTGCCGGCCTTCTCACTGCAACCAATTGTGGAAAATGCGATAAAACACGGCATTTCTCAAACGATAAATGGTGGCACGGTAACCATTTCTGGCCAGCGAAATAATGCTAGTTGGCAGTTAGTCGTTGCCGATGATGCCGGGTTATTTGATGCCCCTGCGGCCCCAGATAAAAATGAACACAGTAATGGCTTAGGCATGGATCTGGTCGATCGCCGCATCAAGGCTCATTATGGCGACCAGTTCGGCGTGCAGGTGCAGTGTCAGCCCGATATTGTCACTCAAGTCATTATTAATTTGCCGTTTTCTGAGGTTGAACCATGTTGCGAGTGA
- a CDS encoding carbon starvation protein A, with the protein MTHAITFVISALCILAICYRFYGIFFVRKVLQADDSQVTPSHALADGKNYVPTNRWVNFGQHFAAIAAAGPLVGPVLAAQYGYLPSFLWLLIGCVIGGAVHDTVVLFASMKYQGKSLSEVAKAELGPVAGWCTGLAMLFIITITMAGLSMVVVHALERNAWGTFAVFMTIPISMLVGLYHKATGDLKNSSIVGFIAVLACVFFGPYIQGTVFGDWLTLHETTISLALPIYAFFATALPVWLLLTPRGYISSFMKIGVFGALIIGVVFINPEIQFPALTQFIHGGGPVLGGPVWPFISITIACGAISGFHAFIGSGTTPKLVDKWSDILPVAFGAMLAECVVGVMALIAATALHPADYFAINSSPAAFASLGMNVVDLPQLSKEIGLELYGRTGGAVTLAVGMSYIFTKISWFSSLSSYFFQFVVMFEAVFILTAVDSGTRVSRYLIQDFFGEFYAPLKRIDWMPGAIGASILACVMWGYLLMSGDIGSVWALFGVSNQLMASVGLIIGTTIILRLSTKRRYALTCLIPLAYLFVTVQYAGYWMVKNVYFNPAAKGHNIFNGCISIIMLALGIIILLSAMRKWKELLSKSPAQRRAAATETVAQQLS; encoded by the coding sequence ATGACGCATGCGATTACGTTTGTCATCAGCGCACTGTGTATTCTTGCCATCTGCTATCGGTTTTACGGCATTTTCTTTGTTCGCAAAGTGCTGCAAGCCGATGACAGCCAGGTAACGCCCTCTCATGCGTTAGCCGATGGCAAAAATTACGTTCCAACGAATCGTTGGGTAAATTTCGGTCAGCATTTTGCTGCGATTGCTGCGGCCGGCCCACTGGTTGGCCCCGTGCTGGCGGCACAATATGGCTATCTGCCAAGCTTCCTCTGGTTATTGATTGGTTGCGTCATTGGTGGTGCAGTGCACGACACTGTTGTGCTGTTTGCTTCCATGAAATATCAAGGCAAATCCCTGTCGGAAGTCGCGAAAGCAGAACTCGGCCCCGTGGCTGGCTGGTGTACTGGATTAGCGATGTTGTTCATCATCACCATTACCATGGCTGGTTTATCGATGGTGGTAGTTCACGCTTTGGAACGCAATGCCTGGGGTACGTTCGCAGTCTTCATGACCATCCCGATTTCCATGCTGGTTGGTTTGTACCACAAAGCCACTGGCGATCTGAAAAACTCCTCGATTGTTGGTTTTATCGCGGTATTGGCTTGTGTGTTCTTCGGCCCTTACATTCAGGGCACCGTATTCGGTGACTGGTTAACCCTGCACGAAACCACGATCAGCTTAGCGTTACCAATCTATGCGTTCTTCGCAACTGCGCTGCCTGTATGGCTGCTGTTAACCCCACGTGGTTACATCTCATCGTTCATGAAGATTGGTGTGTTTGGTGCGTTGATTATCGGTGTGGTGTTCATCAACCCTGAAATTCAATTTCCAGCGCTAACTCAATTTATTCATGGCGGTGGCCCAGTTCTGGGTGGCCCAGTATGGCCGTTCATCTCTATCACCATTGCTTGTGGCGCAATCTCTGGTTTCCATGCCTTTATTGGTTCCGGCACCACACCTAAATTGGTCGATAAATGGAGTGATATTCTGCCGGTTGCTTTTGGCGCTATGTTGGCGGAATGCGTGGTTGGTGTGATGGCGCTAATAGCTGCCACTGCATTACACCCTGCTGATTATTTCGCGATCAACTCATCACCTGCTGCTTTTGCTAGTCTGGGTATGAATGTGGTTGATTTGCCACAACTGTCGAAAGAAATTGGCTTAGAGCTGTATGGTCGTACTGGTGGTGCCGTAACACTGGCTGTTGGTATGTCTTACATCTTCACTAAAATCAGCTGGTTCAGCTCGCTATCTTCTTATTTCTTCCAATTCGTGGTTATGTTTGAAGCGGTCTTTATTCTGACTGCGGTTGACTCAGGCACTCGTGTATCGCGTTATTTGATTCAAGATTTCTTCGGCGAGTTTTATGCGCCATTAAAACGCATTGATTGGATGCCCGGCGCTATCGGTGCAAGCATATTGGCTTGTGTGATGTGGGGTTATCTGCTGATGTCTGGCGATATCGGTTCAGTATGGGCACTGTTCGGGGTTTCGAATCAGCTGATGGCGTCTGTAGGCTTAATTATCGGCACTACCATCATCCTGCGGTTATCCACCAAACGCCGGTATGCACTGACCTGTTTGATTCCACTAGCTTACCTGTTTGTGACCGTACAATATGCCGGTTACTGGATGGTCAAGAATGTTTACTTCAACCCAGCGGCGAAAGGCCACAACATTTTCAATGGTTGTATCTCTATTATCATGCTGGCTCTGGGCATCATCATCCTGCTATCAGCCATGCGCAAATGGAAAGAACTGCTGAGCAAATCACCAGCTCAACGTCGCGCAGCCGCTACAGAAACAGTTGCACAACAACTCAGTTAA
- a CDS encoding BMP family ABC transporter substrate-binding protein: MNKILKMAAVATFTLTALSAHAKAAEPAVIYDTAGKFDKSFNEAVFRGGVEEYKKAKKITVKEFEPQNEAQREQGLRRLASRGYSPIVAVGFNFSSSVEKVAAEFPKIQFTIIDSVVDKPNVQSVVFKEHEGSFLVGALAAQASKTGKVGFVGGMDIPLIRKFECGYEQGAKYINPKAEVFQNMTGSTPAAFADPAKGAELAKTQFSKGADVVYAAAGGTGLGVYQAAKDAGKLAIGVDSNQNHLHPGTMLTSMVKSVGLAAFQSWDESVQGKWTGGVKTLGLAEGGVDWAQDENNAKLITPEMKTKMDSIKKDIIAGKIKIHDYMADNTCKY; encoded by the coding sequence ATGAATAAGATTCTGAAAATGGCAGCTGTAGCAACGTTTACTCTGACCGCTTTAAGCGCACACGCTAAAGCAGCAGAACCAGCTGTTATTTATGATACAGCAGGTAAATTTGATAAATCGTTCAACGAAGCCGTTTTCCGTGGTGGTGTTGAAGAATATAAGAAAGCTAAAAAAATCACCGTTAAAGAATTTGAACCACAAAATGAAGCGCAGCGTGAACAGGGTCTGCGTCGTTTAGCCAGTCGTGGTTACAGCCCGATCGTGGCGGTAGGTTTTAACTTCTCATCTTCTGTAGAAAAAGTTGCTGCTGAATTCCCCAAAATTCAATTCACTATTATCGACTCAGTTGTTGATAAACCAAACGTGCAATCAGTGGTATTTAAAGAACACGAAGGTTCTTTCCTGGTTGGCGCTTTAGCTGCTCAAGCATCTAAAACTGGCAAAGTCGGTTTCGTTGGCGGTATGGATATTCCGCTGATCCGTAAGTTCGAATGTGGTTATGAGCAGGGCGCTAAATATATCAATCCGAAAGCCGAAGTATTCCAGAACATGACGGGTTCTACTCCTGCTGCGTTTGCTGACCCAGCGAAAGGTGCGGAACTGGCTAAAACCCAATTCTCCAAAGGTGCTGATGTTGTTTACGCTGCTGCTGGTGGCACTGGTCTGGGCGTTTATCAAGCCGCGAAAGATGCTGGCAAGCTGGCAATCGGTGTTGACTCCAACCAAAACCATTTGCACCCGGGCACTATGCTGACCTCAATGGTGAAAAGTGTTGGTTTGGCTGCATTCCAGAGCTGGGACGAATCAGTTCAGGGCAAATGGACTGGTGGCGTTAAAACACTGGGGCTGGCTGAAGGTGGTGTCGATTGGGCGCAAGATGAAAATAACGCCAAGCTGATCACGCCGGAAATGAAAACCAAAATGGACAGCATCAAAAAAGATATCATCGCGGGTAAAATCAAGATCCACGATTATATGGCTGATAACACCTGTAAATATTGA